A portion of the Benincasa hispida cultivar B227 unplaced genomic scaffold, ASM972705v1 Contig533, whole genome shotgun sequence genome contains these proteins:
- the LOC120069661 gene encoding CASP-like protein 5B3, whose product MKDFPGTPGTMTGLILRILQCVFAAASIASMASTSYFFKFTAFCYLIASLGLQITWSFVLALIDAYALVRNKALQSTVLISLFVAGDWITATLTLAAASSSSGVAILYFNDLKSCSFIGECQKYQLSVALAFLSWITIATSSLIMVWLLASS is encoded by the exons atgaaggatTTCCCTGGGACTCCTGGGACTATGACGGGGCTAATTCTGAGGATTTTGCAGTGCGTTTTTGCTGCTGCCTCTATTGCTTCTATGGCTTCAACTTCTTACTTCTTCAAATTCACAGCTTTTTG CTACCTAATTGCTTCATTGGGGTTACAAATCACCTGGAGTTTTGTGCTAGCATTAATCGATGCCTATGCACTGGTGAGAAACAAAGCGCTCCAAAGCACTGTGCTCATTAGCCTCTTTGTTGCCGGGGATTGG ATTACAGCAACATTGACACTGGCAGCAGCTTCTTCTTCAAGTGGGGTAGCAATATTGTATTTTAACGACTTGAAAAGCTGTAGTTTCATAGGGGAATGCCAAAAATACCAACTCTCAGTCGCATTGGCATTCCTCAGCTGGATAACTATTGCTACTTCTTCTCTTATTATGGTTTGGCTATTGGCTTCCAGTTAA
- the LOC120069660 gene encoding transcription factor bHLH104-like, producing the protein MDPLEDSSCWDFLDCSFFVDGDNLINPSLDPLWLPNDSRDSCAETDVSAGRVESEENDCSRKRARDGSCAGPTSKACRERLRREKLNDRFLDLSIALEPSRPTKTNKPAILDDAIRVLNQLKNEAEDLKQTNEKLREEVECLKAEKNDLRKEKIILKEDKERMEQQLKSVAIPPPGLIPGHPAAYHAAQGKMAVFPGYSLIPMWQYLPPSVRDTSQDHELRPPAA; encoded by the exons ATGGATCCCTTAGAGGATTCTAGTTGTTGGGATTTTCTTGATTGCTCCTTCTTCGTCGACGGCGACAATCTTATTAACCCTTCGCTCGATCCTCTATGGCTGCCTAATGATTCCAG GGATAGTTGTGCGGAGACTGATGTTTCAGCCGGGCGTGTTGAATCTGAAGAAAACGATTGTTCGCGGAAGAG GGCACGAGATGGGTCGTGCGCTGGACCAACTTCAAAAGCTTGTCGCGAGAGGTTGCGGAGGGAGAAATTAAATGATAG GTTTCTTGACTTGAGCATTGCTTTAGAACCTAGTAGACCTACCAAAACTAACAAGCCAGCCATACTTGATGATGCCATTAGAGTGTTAAATCAACTTAAGAATGAAGCCGAAGACCTCAAACAAACTAATGAAAAGTTGCGCGAAGAAGTGGAGTGTTTAAag GCAGAGAAGAATGATCTTCGGAAAGAGAAAATCATTTTGAAGGAAGACAAAGAAAGAATGGAACAACAGTTGAAATCTGTAGCCATTCCACCTCCAGGGCTTATCCCTGGTCATCCAGCTGCATATCATGCTGCTCAAGGTAAGATGGCTGTTTTTCCTGGTTATAGTTTGATCCCAATGTGGCAATATCTTCCTCCATCAGTACGAGATACATCTCAAGATCATGAGCTCAGGCCCCCTGCTGCATAG